From the genome of Streptomyces sp. V1I1, one region includes:
- a CDS encoding gamma-glutamyltransferase family protein, with the protein MFTTRPTLQGTFGMVSSTHWLASQSAMAVLEDGGNAYDAAVAAGFVLHVVEPHLCGPAGEVPIILAPAGGEVRVLCGQGTAPAGAGIGHYRSLGLDLVPGTGPLAAAVPGAFDAWMVLLRDHGTKSLADVLRYAIGYAEDGHAPVERVGATVESVRELFETEWTSSAEVYLPGGKSPAPGELLRNPALAATWRRLIAESSGGGRVAEIEAARKVWSEGFIADALVRQAARPTLDTSGERHTGTLTAADLAGWSASYEAPVAYDWNGWTLCKAGGWSQGPALLQQLALLPDELPEYGSAEYVHLLIEGCKLAMADREAWYGDAAEVPLGELLSEPYNARRRALVGEKASYELRPGSPGGRTPKLSTHATAVAAGEPGFDVKGITAAGAGEPTVARNGASPLPGEPDVTADGGTRGDTCHLDIVDRWGNMVAATPSGGWLQSNPVAPELGFPLGTRLQTAWLEPGLPNSLTPGRRPRTTLALRPEVRGGLDLQGAIDAPNWHSDSFPSSFYPRGMRPGSVTVESRMDPGVIAGLRLRGHDVNVGDAWSEGRLCAVARDPRTGVLSAAANPRGMQGYAVGR; encoded by the coding sequence GTGTTCACCACCCGTCCCACCCTCCAGGGCACCTTCGGCATGGTGTCCTCCACCCACTGGCTCGCCTCGCAGTCCGCGATGGCCGTCCTCGAGGACGGGGGCAACGCCTACGACGCCGCCGTGGCCGCCGGGTTCGTGCTGCATGTCGTCGAGCCGCATCTGTGCGGTCCCGCGGGCGAGGTGCCTATCATCCTCGCGCCGGCGGGTGGCGAGGTGCGGGTGCTCTGCGGGCAGGGGACCGCGCCGGCCGGGGCGGGCATCGGGCACTACCGCTCCCTGGGGCTCGACCTCGTGCCCGGTACCGGGCCGCTCGCCGCCGCCGTGCCGGGCGCGTTCGACGCGTGGATGGTGCTGCTGCGCGACCACGGCACCAAGTCCCTTGCCGACGTGCTGCGTTACGCCATCGGATACGCCGAGGACGGGCACGCGCCCGTCGAGCGCGTCGGCGCGACCGTCGAGAGCGTTCGCGAACTCTTCGAGACCGAGTGGACCTCGTCCGCCGAGGTCTATCTGCCGGGCGGCAAGTCCCCCGCGCCGGGAGAGCTGCTGCGTAACCCCGCCCTCGCCGCGACTTGGCGGCGGCTGATCGCCGAGTCGTCCGGCGGCGGGCGGGTCGCCGAGATCGAGGCCGCGCGGAAGGTGTGGAGCGAGGGATTCATCGCCGATGCGCTGGTACGGCAGGCCGCCCGCCCCACCCTGGACACCAGCGGTGAACGGCACACGGGCACGCTGACCGCGGCCGACCTCGCCGGATGGTCCGCCTCCTACGAAGCCCCCGTCGCGTACGACTGGAACGGCTGGACGCTGTGCAAGGCGGGCGGCTGGAGCCAGGGCCCCGCGCTGCTGCAGCAGCTCGCGCTGCTCCCCGACGAGCTGCCGGAGTACGGATCGGCGGAGTACGTCCATCTGCTCATCGAGGGCTGCAAGTTGGCGATGGCCGACCGGGAGGCCTGGTACGGGGACGCGGCCGAGGTGCCGCTCGGCGAGCTGCTCTCGGAGCCGTACAACGCCCGCCGTCGCGCGCTCGTCGGCGAGAAGGCCTCGTACGAGCTGCGGCCGGGCAGTCCGGGCGGACGGACCCCGAAGCTGAGCACCCATGCCACCGCTGTGGCCGCGGGCGAGCCCGGCTTCGACGTGAAGGGGATAACGGCGGCGGGCGCGGGGGAGCCGACGGTCGCCAGGAACGGCGCCTCGCCGCTGCCCGGCGAGCCGGACGTCACCGCGGACGGCGGCACTCGCGGCGACACCTGCCACCTCGACATCGTCGACCGCTGGGGCAACATGGTCGCCGCCACGCCCAGCGGCGGCTGGCTCCAGTCCAACCCGGTCGCGCCCGAACTCGGCTTCCCCCTCGGCACCCGCCTCCAGACGGCCTGGCTGGAACCCGGGCTGCCGAACTCCCTCACCCCAGGCCGCAGGCCCCGCACCACACTCGCACTGCGCCCCGAGGTACGCGGAGGGCTCGACCTCCAGGGCGCGATCGACGCGCCGAACTGGCACAGCGACAGCTTCCCCAGCTCCTTCTACCCGCGCGGCATGCGGCCGGGCAGCGTCACCGTCGAGTCCCGCATGGACCCGGGCGTCATCGCCGGGCTACGGCTGCGTGGCCATGACGTCAACGTCGGCGACGCCTGGTCGGAGGGCAGGTTGTGCGCGGTCGCCAGGGACCCGCGCACGGGTGTGCTGTCAGCCGCGGCGAACCCTAGGGGAATGCAGGGTTACGCGGTGGGGCGCTGA
- a CDS encoding TIGR02569 family protein — MSQSPAPSSSVLAAFGAAGTPVPLPGGQGSAWRAGALVLKPAAMEPETAWRAGVLHHLPEAPGFRVARPVPATDGSWAAHGWEAWRLVGGSTDPHRADEVIRAGEAFHTALAHLPRPRFLRVRDTPWSRADRLAWQEAEQAPDFPLLKPLLAERGTVDAPAQVVHGDLLGNVLFEPGRPPAIIDWPPYWRPAAYASAVVAVDALCWYEADPALLERWSHLPDWRQLLIRALIFRIATHATLGGATEDAYRPVVDLVLHAG; from the coding sequence ATGAGCCAGTCCCCCGCCCCATCCTCTTCCGTGCTCGCCGCCTTCGGGGCCGCCGGAACACCGGTCCCCCTCCCCGGCGGCCAGGGCTCGGCCTGGCGCGCCGGCGCCCTGGTCCTCAAGCCCGCCGCGATGGAGCCGGAGACCGCGTGGCGCGCGGGCGTCCTGCACCATCTGCCCGAGGCTCCCGGCTTCCGGGTCGCCCGCCCGGTCCCGGCGACGGACGGATCGTGGGCGGCACACGGCTGGGAGGCCTGGCGGCTGGTCGGCGGATCCACCGATCCGCACCGCGCCGACGAGGTCATCCGGGCGGGCGAGGCCTTCCACACGGCACTGGCGCACCTGCCCAGGCCGCGCTTCCTTCGCGTACGCGACACCCCCTGGTCCCGCGCGGACCGGCTGGCCTGGCAGGAGGCCGAGCAGGCCCCGGACTTCCCCCTGCTGAAGCCCCTCCTCGCCGAGCGCGGCACCGTCGACGCCCCCGCCCAGGTCGTCCACGGCGATCTGCTGGGCAACGTCCTCTTCGAGCCGGGCCGGCCTCCCGCGATCATCGACTGGCCGCCCTACTGGCGTCCCGCGGCCTACGCCTCCGCGGTCGTCGCCGTCGACGCGCTGTGCTGGTACGAGGCCGATCCCGCGCTGCTCGAGCGGTGGTCGCACCTGCCCGACTGGCGTCAACTCCTCATCCGCGCCCTGATCTTCCGTATCGCGACCCACGCGACGCTGGGCGGCGCGACGGAGGACGCCTACCGGCCGGTCGTGGACCTCGTCCTCCACGCCGGCTGA
- a CDS encoding glycosyltransferase family 2 protein yields MVDISVVVPCFNESEVIDAFHGALITALEPTGATFEICYVDDGSSDRTMERLRNLAGAAPRVRYTSFSRNFGKESAVLAGMRMSRGAVVVLMDADLQHPPELLARMLELHHHGYDQVVAQRDRTGEGVLRTALSRAYYRLVRHFMDVEIVDGAGDFRLLSRRAVDCVLSLPESNRFSKGLFSWIGFDTVSFTYQNVQRAAGQSKWGGRRLLNYGIDGLLSFNSRPLRLAIHTGLWLFLSALAYALWIVANVVLNGVQTPGYATLITAIVALSGIQLATLGVIGEYVGRIYHESKRRPHYVVRETDDSTAVLRNSGNSGLSLKAAGHVRREP; encoded by the coding sequence ATGGTCGATATTTCGGTCGTCGTGCCGTGTTTCAACGAGAGCGAAGTGATCGACGCCTTTCATGGCGCTCTGATCACCGCTCTCGAACCGACCGGGGCGACCTTCGAGATCTGCTACGTCGACGACGGCAGCAGCGACCGGACCATGGAGCGTCTGAGAAACCTCGCGGGAGCTGCTCCGCGGGTGCGCTACACCTCCTTCAGCCGGAACTTCGGCAAGGAATCCGCCGTCCTCGCCGGAATGCGCATGTCCCGCGGTGCTGTGGTTGTCCTCATGGACGCCGATCTGCAGCATCCCCCCGAGCTCCTCGCCCGCATGCTGGAGCTGCACCACCACGGCTACGACCAGGTCGTGGCCCAGCGCGACCGTACGGGCGAAGGTGTCCTGCGGACCGCCCTCAGCAGGGCCTACTACCGCCTTGTACGTCACTTCATGGACGTCGAGATCGTCGACGGGGCGGGCGATTTCCGGCTCTTGTCGCGTCGTGCGGTGGACTGCGTCCTGTCGCTCCCGGAGAGCAACCGATTCTCCAAGGGACTCTTCTCCTGGATCGGCTTCGACACGGTCAGCTTCACGTACCAGAACGTCCAGCGAGCTGCCGGGCAGTCCAAGTGGGGCGGCCGGCGTCTGCTCAACTACGGCATCGACGGGCTGCTCTCCTTCAACAGCCGTCCGCTGCGGCTGGCCATCCACACCGGTCTCTGGCTCTTTCTGTCCGCGCTCGCCTATGCCCTGTGGATCGTCGCGAACGTCGTACTGAACGGTGTCCAGACCCCCGGTTACGCGACACTCATCACCGCCATCGTCGCGCTCAGTGGAATCCAGCTGGCCACTCTCGGCGTCATCGGGGAGTACGTGGGCCGGATCTACCACGAGTCGAAGCGTCGGCCGCACTATGTGGTCCGCGAAACGGACGACTCCACCGCAGTCCTCCGTAACTCCGGCAACTCCGGCCTCTCGCTGAAAGCCGCCGGACACGTGCGGCGGGAGCCATGA
- a CDS encoding GtrA family protein, which translates to MNSRATFRQFTVFAAFGLANTAVYYGVYASLNIWMPYLAAHVVGYAVSITGSFLLNSYVTVRTRPTWRAFARYPLSGAANVVGGGILLHLAVSRLGMDENLSAIAAGVLVTPLSFLLARWALTPGTTATPRSEPQPPQRSQEQVRGAAPNE; encoded by the coding sequence ATGAACTCTCGGGCCACCTTCCGGCAGTTCACAGTCTTCGCCGCGTTCGGCCTCGCCAACACGGCCGTCTACTACGGCGTGTACGCCTCGCTGAACATCTGGATGCCTTATCTGGCAGCCCATGTCGTGGGCTACGCGGTGAGCATCACCGGTTCGTTCCTGCTCAACTCGTACGTCACCGTCCGTACGCGGCCGACCTGGCGTGCCTTCGCCCGGTATCCGCTGTCGGGCGCGGCCAACGTCGTGGGCGGCGGAATCCTTCTCCATCTCGCCGTGAGCAGGCTGGGCATGGACGAGAACCTCTCCGCCATCGCCGCCGGTGTCCTCGTCACACCGCTCTCGTTCCTGCTCGCCCGATGGGCCCTCACCCCCGGCACGACTGCCACCCCTCGTTCCGAGCCGCAGCCCCCGCAGCGTTCACAGGAGCAGGTCAGGGGAGCTGCTCCGAATGAGTGA